One Fictibacillus halophilus genomic window, CTGAATAACCGTCTGGATATACATGAAGCTGTGATAGCTCCTCAGTTATCTTTTCTTTCGCAAGATCAGAGCATCCATAAGGGTTCTCGTTTGAAGCGAGTTTTACGATTTTCTCTAGACCAAGTTCACGCTTCACTTCTTCAACTGGTTTACCTGGTTTGTAAGGTTTTAAAGATAACAACTGCTGTTTCGGCTGCATTTTCCCACTCCTTTTTAACGACTATAGACAGGCAGCAAAGACTCAATATACGATTTGAACGTTTTAATCGCTTCCTCTCTGTTCGTTAGCAGGTCACTTTCTAGTTCCTCAATCTTTTTTACGATTGCACTGCCTACGATAAACCCATCACTGCTGCCATCAAACTGCAGAATCTGTTCTCGCGTAGATAGTCCGAACCCTACTAAGACGGGAACACGGCTGTTTCGTTTCGCGGCTTTCAAGAAATCATCCAAACCTGCTCGAAACTCACTTCTAATGCCTGTCACACCTAATGACGAGATGCAATATAAAAAGCCTTCTGCCTCTCTACTGAGTCTTTCAAGCTTTTCTTCACGCGTTGTAGGTGAAACGAGCGAGATGAGAGCAAGGTTATGCTCTTTACACATTTCTTGTAAATATCCGCTTTCTTCATACGGCAAATCAGGTACTAGAACCCCGTCCACGCCGCTACTCTCTGCTAACTTCAGGAAACGATTTTCTCCTAATTGTAACAAAAGATTATAATAAGTAAAGATAATTACCGGAATCTTCAATCCTCTTTCACGAAGCTTAGATACGAGATTTACGGTTTTTTCAAGATTCATATTTTGTGCCAGACCTCGCATACCTGCTCGTTGAATCACAGGTCCATCTGCCAATGGATCAGAGTATGGAACACCTAGCTCAAGGGCATGAGCTCCGCACTTCTCAAGAGCTAAAGACAGTTCGATCGTTGCTTCTTCACATGGGTCACCAGCCATGATATAAGGAGTGAAACGATAATCTGATGATTGTTGAAAGACTTCCCATCTCTTATTCATCTTTATTTCCCCCCTTCTTCAAATTCCATCAGTGTATGAACATCTTTGTCGCCTCTTCCTGATAAGCAGACGACGATATGTTGATCTTTTTGCATTTTTTTTGCGAGCTTCAGACTATAAGCTACGGCGTGAGCACTCTCTAACGCACATAAAATTCCTTCGTTCTCACATAAAAGCTTTAATGCTTGTAACGCTTCTTGATCTGTTACTGCTTCATACGTTACTCTTTTTGTCTCATGAAGGTAGGCGTGTTCTGGCCCTATTCCCGGATAATCAAGACCTGCTGAGATCGAATAAGGTTCTGTAATCTGCCCTTCGCTTGTTTGAAGAAGCTTCGTCAACGAACCGTGAATCACACCATTTGAGCCTTTTGATAAAGTTGCTGCATGCTGAGCAGTCTCTACACCCATCCCTGCTGCCTCTATTCCGTACAGAGGTACATCTTTCTCGATAAACGGTGCGAACATGCCGATCGCATTGCTGCCGCCACCTACACAAGCTACAACAGCATCTGGAAGCTTTCCTTTATGAATCTCATTGAACTGACTCTCTGTTTCATGACCGATTACCTGCTGAAATTGTTTGACCATCTTAGGATAAGGATATGGCCCTACAGCAGAACCGATGAGATAAAAGGTGTCTTCGACCGCAGCAACCCATTCTCGGATCGCTTCATTGGTAGCATCTTTTAACGTTTGGCTGCCGCTCGTGACCTCGATCACTTCTGCACCTAACAGTTTCATTCGAAATACATTTAGTGCTTGTCTTCTTATATCTTCTTTTCCCATATAAACCTTACAAGACAATCCATACTTCGCTGCTACAGTCGCTGCTGCTACGCCATGCTGACCCGCTCCAGTCTCGGCTATGATCTTTTTCTTTCCCATCCTTACTGCTAAGAGAGCTTGGCCGATGGCGTTATTAATCTTATGTGCTCCTGTGTGATTTAGGTCTTCTCTCTTTAAATAGATCGATGCTCCACCATTAGACTCACTGAGACGATCGGCTTTTGTTAAGGGCGTCGGACGTCCTGAATAAATCGCTAGTTCTTTTTGGAAAAGCTCGTTAAATTCTTTATCTTGAATGGCTTCATCGAAAGCCGTTTCAAGCTCTTCAAGTGCAAACATGATCGTTTCTGGGACGTATTTTCCCCCGAACACACCGTATCTTCCTCTATGATCAGGTACTGTAGCTGTAGTCATCTCATTATCATCCTTTCAAGAGTTTCTATTCTTTTTAAGCTTTTTTTACCGTTTTCTTCGATACCACCACTTAGATCGATTCCGTGCGGGTTGTGTCTTATTAGTTCTGAAACATTATCTGGTCTGATTCCACCAGCTATAAAACAAGTGACCCCTAAAGCATTTGCTTTTCTCATCATGTTAGGAACTTCTTTCCACGAAAATGGAATACCGGTTCCCCCGAATTGTCCTTTTGCTACAGAATCTACGATAAGACTATCTGCTACTTTTCCGTATAACTCTATTTCTTTCAAAATATGTTCACTATAAGGAAGTGCTTTATAGATCTCTTTGTTGCTGTGATCTCTTATTTCCTTGAGCTGATCAACCGTTTCAGTTCCGTGACATTGGATGATGTCTATCGGAACGGTGCTGATTACATCGTTTATTCTTTGTAAGCTTGCATTTTGAAAAACACCAACGAGCTTTTTTGGTTTTCCGTATTTCTGAATCCAGCTGTTCACCTTCGTAGGGTCGACTTCTCTTTTACTTTCAGCGAATATGAATCCGATCAGATCTGCTTTTGATTCTATGAGCAGCTTATAGTCCTCTTCAGACTGACAGCCACAATATTTAATTTGAACAGTCATGATAAAGCTCTCTTATCTTATTTTCTATAGAGTCCGCTCTCATCAATGTTTCTCCGATCAACATTCCGTTCACATGGTGATCGAATAGGCTTTTAACATCTGAAGCTGTTTTGATGCCACTCTCACTGATCACGAGAGTTTCTTTCTTAATAGAGGAAAGAAGAGAAAACGTATGCTCGATATCTGTTATGAACGTCTTTAGATCGCGGTTGTTTATTCCGATCATAGAAGGATTACATACGTCATACACTTGTTGGATCTCTTGTTGTGAATGAACTTCGACCAAGCACTCTAGCCCGCATTCCGTAGCAAGTGCATGAAGCTTTCCTAAACGTTCGTTTGATAGGCATGCGGCAATGAGCAGAATCGCATCTGCTCCGTTCTCTACACTCTCAATGATCTGCTTTTCATCTATGATGAAATCCTTTCTTAAAAGAGGTAGCGATACATGATTACGAATATCTTTTAAATATTGAAGGTCTCCTTGAAAGAACTCTGTGTCCGTTAAAATGGATAAGCAAGATGCTCCTGCTTTTTCATATTCCACAGCGATCTCGACAGGATTGAAATTTTCTTTTATGATTCCTTTGGATGGTGAAGCTTTTTTCACTTCTGCTATCAACGCTGGCATTGATAAAGAGTTTGCAATTTTATAAGCAAAAGGTCGATGATCTTTATCAGTAAAGTCCAGCTCACCTTTTATAAATGAAGGAAGAACCGCTACTTCTTTTTCTTTTTGTTTCAATATTTTAGTTAACATGTGCACTCGCCTCTGCTTTCGTCATTTCTTCAAGATGATAATATGCGGATTTTGATTGTAGACACTGTTTGATGATCTCCACGCCGTCTCGAATACTTGAGACCCGTTTTGATGCAAACAGAGCTGCAGCAGCATTAAGGATGACGATATTACGGGCTGATTCATTTCCTTCACCTTGTAGAATAGAACGTATGAGTTCAGCACTTTCTTGTTTGTTCGTTACGGTTATCTCACTAAGGTTTCCCCGATTCAATCCTGCTTCTTCAGGTGTGTAGTTGAAGGATACAACCGTGTTGTTTTCAACCAAAAACATCCGTGTCTCGCCTGTGATCGAACATTCATCTAATCCATCTACACCTGAAACAATCAATGCTCGTTTGATTCCGAGCTTCTTTATCACCTCAGAGAGCTTCTCAGCAACTTCCTCATTGCTCGCTCCAATCAGCTGATAACTTGGTGCCATCGGGTTTAACAAAGGACCGATACAATTGAAGATCGTTCGAAATGGCAGTTGCCCTCTCAACGAAGCTACTTTTTTTAGTGCCGGATGAAAATATGGAGCGTGTAGAAACGCGATATCATGTTTATTCAGTTGTGAATTCGCTTCAAAGTGGTTGCTTGCTGCTCCAACGCCTAAAGCCTCTAATACATCAGAGCTTCCACTTTTTGATGTGACCGCTTTGTTGCCGTGTTTGGCTATTTTTATCCCTAATGAAGCGAGTATGATACTCACTGCAGTAGAGATGTTAAAGGTCGATGCTCCATCACCACCAGTACCGCAAGTATCCATCAGCTCATGGTGTTGTGATGATTCAGGCTTTCTTGAAAGCTTTCTGATCGCTTTAACAAAACCAACGATCTCATCTACAGTCTCACCGCGAAAGCTCATGATGCTTAGAACAGAACTTGCTTGAGCATCTGTTACTTCACCATTCGCTAATTTCTCCATAAAATAGTAAGCTTCATTTTCTGTTAATGTTTCGTGTTTCATTATTTTTTGTATGATATTTGAAATCATATGAACACCCCTTAATCGTTTTGGTTGTTTTGTCTACAAACAGAAACGTTCAAGGAGGTATCGGATGGGATATGATCATATCTGCACCTCCGTTAAATACGGAGAATGAGGAGGATATAAGAGGTCGATCTATACGGGAACATGTACATCCTTCTTTACGAAGCATATAAAAAAGCCATGCAGAAATAACCCGCATGGCATATGTACATATCCATTCTCGGCTCTGCTCCACTCAAACTCTCTCAACTTGTCTCAACTATGCTCTAAACTCTAAACTAATGTGCACCATTACATGTGCTCTAAACTTATCAGTTACATTAAACCATTGTTGTAAATCTGTCAACAGATTTAAATGGTTGCATCTACTTTATTAACGAATTTTACGATAAAAGAAAGGTTCCACCGATTCCAATTCGTATAACCCAGGATTGAAGATCTGTTCGGTACTTCCTACGAACAGGACACCGCCTTTTCGAAGCGCTTTGCTAAACTTTTGATACAGTACCGCCTTTGCTTCCTCTGTAAAATAGATCATCACATTTCGACAAACGATCAGATCAAAATCGGATTCAAAACGATCGGAAAGCAAGTTTTGCTTTTTAAAGGTTACGTGCTTTTTAACAGAATCTGAAACTCGGATTCCAAGTTCCTCTTTTGTTGTATGTCGTGCTTTTTTATCATTCGGCACATCTTTAATGGCTTTTTCAAAATAAAACCCTTTTTTAGCTTGCTCTAACACTTGTTGATCAAGATCTGTTGCAAGGATTGAAAACCTTGATAGCCCTCTTTTGTAGTCTGATAACAACATCGATAGGCTATATGGTTCTTCTCCAGTAGAGCAGGCGGCGCTCCATACTTTTAACGATGACCTGTCTTCTGTTAACAAGGGAATGATTTTTTTTTCGAGCACTTCCCATCGAGCAGGATTTCGGTAAAATTCAGAAACGTTAATTGTCATGCGGTCTAAAAACTCAAGAAGCAATTCTGGATTTTTCGTGAGTGCACGAAAGTATTCAGAAAACGTTGTAAAAGCACGTTTGTCCCTCAGAGCAACGAGTCTGCGTTTCATTTGCGCTTCTTTATATAATGATAGATCTATTCCTGTTTGATTAAAAATGCTCTGTTTAAAGCTTTCGTAGTCTGGGTCCATATGTCTCTCTCCAATTCAGTGCCATTAAAAATTTTCGTCTATGTATGTATAGTATCGGATCGAAAACTAAATTGTTGCGTTATCGGTTCGACATCATTCAAATGTCTACTCGCCGATATAATGCGAAAACTCGCCGGATTAACTTGTAAACTTGCGGGATTACTTCAAAAACTTTCATGTAGGAGGTTAGGAAATACATAATAGACGCTAGATTTTGGTGTTAAAACGAATTTTTTTAACTGACAACCAAAAAACCTGCTTCTCTGCTTCTATATAGTAACGAATAGAGCAATCTCACTCACTTTTCTTCACAATGCGTTAAATTTCACCGCTATAAATAATAAAAACCGGCACAACGGCCGGTTAAAACGCTTTCATTTTGCTATAAAATTAAATCCAAACTGCTACTGCTTTATCATAAGAAACAAGTTCTTCTTCTTTGAAGAAAAGACCGATCTCACGGACAGCGCTTTCAGCAGAGTCAGAACCGTGGATGATATTGTTGCTTACTTGTACAGCATAGTCTCCGCGGATTGATCCAGGAGCAGCTTCAGATGGGTTTGTTTTGCCCATCATGTTACGAGCTGTAAGAATAACGTCCTTGCCTTCCCAAACCATAGCAAATACTGGACCAGATGTAATAAAATCAACAAGCTCGCCGAAGAACGGACGCTCTTTGTGCTCACCATAATGTTCTTTTGCAAGATCTTCAGAAATGTTCATTAGTTTAGCACCAACAAGTTGAAAACCTTTCTTTTCAAAACGGGATACGATTTCTCCGATTA contains:
- the trpB gene encoding tryptophan synthase subunit beta; its protein translation is MTTATVPDHRGRYGVFGGKYVPETIMFALEELETAFDEAIQDKEFNELFQKELAIYSGRPTPLTKADRLSESNGGASIYLKREDLNHTGAHKINNAIGQALLAVRMGKKKIIAETGAGQHGVAAATVAAKYGLSCKVYMGKEDIRRQALNVFRMKLLGAEVIEVTSGSQTLKDATNEAIREWVAAVEDTFYLIGSAVGPYPYPKMVKQFQQVIGHETESQFNEIHKGKLPDAVVACVGGGSNAIGMFAPFIEKDVPLYGIEAAGMGVETAQHAATLSKGSNGVIHGSLTKLLQTSEGQITEPYSISAGLDYPGIGPEHAYLHETKRVTYEAVTDQEALQALKLLCENEGILCALESAHAVAYSLKLAKKMQKDQHIVVCLSGRGDKDVHTLMEFEEGGK
- a CDS encoding CheR family methyltransferase produces the protein MDPDYESFKQSIFNQTGIDLSLYKEAQMKRRLVALRDKRAFTTFSEYFRALTKNPELLLEFLDRMTINVSEFYRNPARWEVLEKKIIPLLTEDRSSLKVWSAACSTGEEPYSLSMLLSDYKRGLSRFSILATDLDQQVLEQAKKGFYFEKAIKDVPNDKKARHTTKEELGIRVSDSVKKHVTFKKQNLLSDRFESDFDLIVCRNVMIYFTEEAKAVLYQKFSKALRKGGVLFVGSTEQIFNPGLYELESVEPFFYRKIR
- the ndk gene encoding nucleoside-diphosphate kinase, whose protein sequence is MEKTFLMVKPDGVQRALIGEIVSRFEKKGFQLVGAKLMNISEDLAKEHYGEHKERPFFGELVDFITSGPVFAMVWEGKDVILTARNMMGKTNPSEAAPGSIRGDYAVQVSNNIIHGSDSAESAVREIGLFFKEEELVSYDKAVAVWI
- a CDS encoding phosphoribosylanthranilate isomerase, giving the protein MTVQIKYCGCQSEEDYKLLIESKADLIGFIFAESKREVDPTKVNSWIQKYGKPKKLVGVFQNASLQRINDVISTVPIDIIQCHGTETVDQLKEIRDHSNKEIYKALPYSEHILKEIELYGKVADSLIVDSVAKGQFGGTGIPFSWKEVPNMMRKANALGVTCFIAGGIRPDNVSELIRHNPHGIDLSGGIEENGKKSLKRIETLERMIMR
- the trpA gene encoding tryptophan synthase subunit alpha, with amino-acid sequence MNKRWEVFQQSSDYRFTPYIMAGDPCEEATIELSLALEKCGAHALELGVPYSDPLADGPVIQRAGMRGLAQNMNLEKTVNLVSKLRERGLKIPVIIFTYYNLLLQLGENRFLKLAESSGVDGVLVPDLPYEESGYLQEMCKEHNLALISLVSPTTREEKLERLSREAEGFLYCISSLGVTGIRSEFRAGLDDFLKAAKRNSRVPVLVGFGLSTREQILQFDGSSDGFIVGSAIVKKIEELESDLLTNREEAIKTFKSYIESLLPVYSR
- the trpD gene encoding anthranilate phosphoribosyltransferase, with the protein product MISNIIQKIMKHETLTENEAYYFMEKLANGEVTDAQASSVLSIMSFRGETVDEIVGFVKAIRKLSRKPESSQHHELMDTCGTGGDGASTFNISTAVSIILASLGIKIAKHGNKAVTSKSGSSDVLEALGVGAASNHFEANSQLNKHDIAFLHAPYFHPALKKVASLRGQLPFRTIFNCIGPLLNPMAPSYQLIGASNEEVAEKLSEVIKKLGIKRALIVSGVDGLDECSITGETRMFLVENNTVVSFNYTPEEAGLNRGNLSEITVTNKQESAELIRSILQGEGNESARNIVILNAAAALFASKRVSSIRDGVEIIKQCLQSKSAYYHLEEMTKAEASAHVN
- the trpC gene encoding indole-3-glycerol phosphate synthase TrpC; translation: MLTKILKQKEKEVAVLPSFIKGELDFTDKDHRPFAYKIANSLSMPALIAEVKKASPSKGIIKENFNPVEIAVEYEKAGASCLSILTDTEFFQGDLQYLKDIRNHVSLPLLRKDFIIDEKQIIESVENGADAILLIAACLSNERLGKLHALATECGLECLVEVHSQQEIQQVYDVCNPSMIGINNRDLKTFITDIEHTFSLLSSIKKETLVISESGIKTASDVKSLFDHHVNGMLIGETLMRADSIENKIRELYHDCSN